A segment of the Streptomyces dengpaensis genome:
ACCGCTTTGGCCTCTTCGATCTGAAGCAGTGCCGGGCCGGTGTTGCCGATCGGGAAGAACAGCTCGGGGTCCTCTTCGCGGCAAACAGCGTTGTGACGCCAGTCCATTACGTCCTCCAAGGCGATGGCAGTTCGGGGTGGTGGGCCAAGCCGCGGGGGCTGACGCGAGGTGATCCCGGCCCCTGCGGGCTGACCTTCTCGCGCCCGCCCCTGCGGCGGGATGTGCTACTTGGTGCCGTCGATGCGGCAGCGGATCTGCTTGCCGACCGGAGAGGGCACGACGTCCCAGCCGGGCGCCAGCATGTCCAGCAGGCCCAGGCCGCGCCCGGACTCCGCGTTGTCGCTGTCCATCGCCACCGCGCTGCGGTGAGGCAGCAGATCGGCGGCGGGGTCGTGCACGTTCACCTGGACGCTGCGCCCGGTGACGTACACCTCTACGGCCAGCGGCACGTGATCGCCGCAGGCCCGCACGGCGTTGCCGAGCAGCTCGGAGACGAGCCACTCAGCGGTGTCGGCGGTCGCCTGGCCGGCCCCGTACGCCATCGGCACCGAGGCGGTCAGACCACGCACCGTGCTGAAGGCGAACTCGGAGGCCGTGATGTGGGCGACGAAGCCACGGTCGCGGTGCTGGACGTACAGGCCAGGGACAGAGGCCGGAAGCGTCGGCCGCTCCGCTGAACGACGCTGGTCGGTCAGCCGAGCCTGGCGCAGCATCTCGTTCATGTCCGGGCTGGTGTCTCCTGGTGCACCAGGAGGAGCGGGAGATGTCATGATGGTGGTCAACCTGGTTCCTTTCCCAGACGGGATGGGGACG
Coding sequences within it:
- a CDS encoding ATP-binding protein, which codes for MNEMLRQARLTDQRRSAERPTLPASVPGLYVQHRDRGFVAHITASEFAFSTVRGLTASVPMAYGAGQATADTAEWLVSELLGNAVRACGDHVPLAVEVYVTGRSVQVNVHDPAADLLPHRSAVAMDSDNAESGRGLGLLDMLAPGWDVVPSPVGKQIRCRIDGTK